From Excalfactoria chinensis isolate bCotChi1 chromosome 4, bCotChi1.hap2, whole genome shotgun sequence, one genomic window encodes:
- the LOC140251735 gene encoding uncharacterized protein → MAAREEWMCPICREARQDIASATPCNHLFCLGCIQRWARLKPSCPLCRVAMKTIKVSVWGDKQYIECIVSPPAVPVPANFRVSTSTVSDGTVTPSPLPLPPERRDTGPEMSERVGGLLPQEWAALFRERRSILNPVLPFLHQKLSSIPGINWWQVRSTESLFLCCLCQLGLDRDAMLQCIEPSMGSIAMPLILWLIDTIVSWCSCEAWRLLGLEDDGTVQEQEDSPAAGSSQRTLAPSTSPSGTSVGLDMQELPDTSSRVFHRDDGELHSVSSRVEQEQPFVQPGQETAGPSAQGCSHRHSTPKQDRKCSSRRTQRPEKRRANNTQDAPQPCKRPPPWHL, encoded by the coding sequence ATGGCTGCAAGAGAGGAATGGATGTGTCCTATCTGCCGTGAGGCACGACAAGACATTGCGTCTGCAACCCCATGTAACCATCTGTTCTGCCTTGGCTGCATCCAGCGATGGGCAAGGCTGAAACCCAGCTGCCCACTCTGCAGGGTGGCTATGAAGACCATCAAGGTTTCTGTGTGGGGAGACAAACAGTACATAGAATGCATTGTCTCCCCGCCGGCGGTGCCAGTACCTGCCAATTTTCGTGTTAGTACCAGCACAGTCTCTGATGGCACTgtgactccatcccctctgccaCTGCCACCTGAGCGGAGGGACACAGGGCCAGAAATGAGTGAGAGAGTGGGAGGCCTCCTGCCACAGGAGTGGGCTGCACTGTTCAGGGAGCGACGCAGCATCCTCAATCCTGTGCTGCCCTTCCTGCACCAGAAGCTCTCTTCCATCCCTGGGATCAACTGGTGGCAGGTCCGATCAACGGAGAGCCTCTTCCTGTGTTGCTTATGTCAGCTGGGGCTGGACAGGGATGCCATGCTTCAGTGTATAGAGCCCAGCATGGGATCCATTGCCATGCCACTCATTCTCTGGCTCATAGACACCATTGTCAGCTGGTGCAGCTGTGAGGCCTGGAGGCTGTTGGGCCTTGAGGATGATGGCACTGTGCAGGAGCAAgaggacagccctgcagctggctCTTCACAGAGGACTCTTGCCCCCAGCACCTCACCCTCTGGCACCTCTGTGGGTCTGGACATGCAGGAGCTTCCGGACACATCCAGCAGGGTCTTCCATAGGGATGATGGTGAGCTCCACTCCGTATCCAGCCGTGTGGAACAGGAGCAGCCCTTTGTGCAGCCAGGGCAGGAGACAGCAGGGCCCagtgcccagggctgcagccacaGGCACTCCACTCCCAAACAGGACAGGAAGTGCTCCTCTAGGAGGACCCAGCGCCCTGAGAAGAGGAGGGCCAACAACACCCAGGatgctccccagccctgcaaGAGGCCGCCCCCCTGGCACCTCTAG